TTCTGCGCAAAGCATCGGCCAGAACTTGGAAGGAGCTGATCTCAGCCCTCAAAGAAGCCATCGAATCCTTCACCCCGGAGCACTGTGCCAACTTCTTCTCTCATGCCAACTACGAAGCTAATTAAGTGGAAAGTGCTCTAGTCTGTCGAGAGGGAATAAGAATGCTGGGGGATTCGTTTTCACCACAAGCACGCCAAGTCCCTTGAGGACTCTGCTTCGTTCTTTCAGGGCCTGAATCCACATGCCTGGTGATTGGATGTATCAGCCCTCTGTGCCGTCTGTGTTGCAAACGCCTTATACCAAATTAAAATGACTGAGCGTCAGAATAAACGGGAGGGCGAGGCTCCTGCCGAGCCGGTTTGATGTCTCTATTCCAAGGGCGGCTCAACCCCGAAAGCTTACGGGGGAGCCAGGAGCTTCGCCCTCCCGTAAGGCACTTTTACGCCCACTCAATTCCATTTGGTATGATTCCGACTTGCGGTGAGAAAATCTCAGCCCAATCCCGCTTCTTGATAGACCGCCTCGAGCAAGGCCCGCATACGGCCCTGGTGGGGGAGTTCGCCCGGCATGGCGTTGTAGGCGGCCGCCACCACCAGGCCCGACCCGGGATCGGCAAAGGCCACCGACGATTGGTTCCCCCCGTGGCCGAAGGTGTCATGCGACGCGTAGCGCCCATACCCGTAGCTGTGCCAGGAGACGACGTCGGTCTTGGAATCGAGGATGAACCCCAGGCCGGTGCGCAGGGGGAACTTGAAGGTGTGGTCGTAAAGGCCCTCGCGCTGCGGGCCGGTCATTTCTTTGACCGTCTCCGGCGACAGCACCCCACGCCCGCCTTCGAGCAGGGCTTGGTAAAACCGGGCCAGGTCGCGGGCGGTGGCGAAGGTGGTGCTGCCGGGCCAGCAGGCCCGGCGGTGGGCCTCGTGGCTCCAGATGGGATGGGCCTTGAGCACGCGGTTCTCGGACAACTGCATCTGGGAAACCGGGAAACCGGGGAGATCGCGCAGGCCCAGACTGGCCGATGCCAAACCGAACGGGGCGTAGACTTCTTCCGCCAACCAATCGTCAGGCATGCGCCCGGTGACACGGCGGATCACTTCGCCCAGGATGGTCCAACTGCCGGCCGAATGGTAGCCGGCTTTTTCGCCCGGCACCCAACCGGGCTCGGGCTTGACCGCGGCCACGGCTGCCACCAGCCGGGTCCAGTCGGTTTCCATGGTCAGGTCGGCCTGGCGGAAGCCGCCGGTGTGGGTCAGGATGTGGCGCAGGGTGACGGCCTCTTTCCCGTGGACGGCAAATTCTGGGATGAAGCGCACCACGGGGTCGTCCCAAGAGAGTTGCCCGCCTTCGACCAACCGGGCCAGGCCGACGGCGGTGAAGGGTTTGCCCGAGGACATCCACAACAGGCGCGTTTGGGGAGTGAGGGGCGATCCATCCCCGGTCTCGCCCCAGGCGACATCCAGGAGGACGTCCTCGCCCCGTTTGACATGGAGCTGGAGACCGGCATGGAGGCCGCGCTCGCGGCCGTCCTCAAAGAGCGCGCGCAGGGGGGAGGGATCGAAAACCATGGGGGAGGCTGGGAGGTAGGGAGTGGGGGAGTTGAAGGGTGGAAAGGTGGATGGGTTGATTGGACTGGCGGGCTAGGTGGATGGATTGTTGCCTGCCTTCACAAGGGATTGGAATTGGCGTAACACCAGGGCGTCGCGCACGCGGTCGGGGAGGGAGCGCAGAAGACGCACAGCCCAAGCCTCGCGGCTGAGCATCACCCGCGCCGGGGGACGTTTCTGGTCCAGCACGCGCAGGACGGCCCGGGTGACTTCGGCCACGGGAATGGCCTCCCGTTTGCCATCCTCGATCCGCCCGCGCATGGCGGCGAGCAAACCGGGCCCGGCCTGTTGGCGGAAGGGTTCCATGGCCCGGTCGGCCTTGTCCCAGATCGGCGTGGCCACCGGGCCGGGTTCGATCAGCGTCAACGGGATGCCATCGCCGGCCAATTCGATGCGCCAGGCATCGGCCAGGGCTTCAAGGGCGAATTTGGAAGCGGCGTAGGCGCCGATACCGGGAAGAGAGACGCGTCCGCTGACCGAGCTGATCCAGACTCCCCGTCCCCGGCGGGCACGCAGGGCGGGCAGGAGGGCCCGGGTGGTGGCGTGGGCGCCAACGGTGTTGACCTCCAATTGGCGGCGCAGGTCGGCGGGCTCGAGCCAGGCCAGGAGTCCGGGCTGGACATAACCGGCCGCATGCACCAAGGCATCGAGACCGGGTTCGCTGGGGGAGCGGGCGTGAAAATCCGCCACCATTCGTGTCGCTGAATCGGGTTCGTCGAGATCAAGGACCAATCCCCGTCCGTGGGGGGCGGCCGCGGCGGCTTCGCCCGTGCGGTAGGTGGTCCAGACCTCCCAACCGGCGGCGGCCAGGGCGCGGGCGCAGTCGGCGCCGATGCCGCTGGAAGCCCCGGTGACGAGGGCGCGGCGGGCGGGCGGGGGATTCGGCTGGATCACAGCGGGCAGCATCGGGCTTTTGCCTTTCCTGTGCAACTTTCCCCTTTAAAAGAGGTTTTATGGACATGATGCCGACTTCGATTCTTGGGGCTGTCGTTTTCGTTTTTCTGGGGGGCGCGTTGGTTCCCCTTTTGCCTGCGGCCGAAATCCAAGACGTCCGCTACGCCGAGCTCAAAATCAACACGGAAGCATACAAAAACAAACATGTGGTGTATGAAGCCCCCTACCTTGGCATCGTCCCCAATCTTCCGCATTACGTGGTAGCCTCGGGCTTTGACATGGACAAAAACTCCCTCCTGACCGTGGGAAGCCTCCATTTGCCCGTCGTCGCGGAAAAATCCGATGCCATCAATGGGGTGTTGGTGGGCCTGCGCAAGGGGGATGTGGTGCGCGTGACCGGGCGGGTGCGGGAATTCCGGGCCACCCCGGGCAACCGCCGCAATTCGCCCTATTACCTCGAGTTGGACGAGCTGGTCTTTGTCCGCAAGGCCCGGCAGGGCGAAGTCGCGGTTCTGGATGAAAATGCCGAATCCGTTTCAGAAACCAACCAAGGCCAGGAAGAGGAAGCGGGCCGAAAAAACCGTCGCAAAAATTGAGTCCATCCCTTGGCACTTACGGATCCCGTTTTCTCGCTTCCAGGAGCCCAGAGGACACCAAGGTAGAAAGGAATGCTGAGGCTCATTCTTCTGGTCACCGTTGGATGAAATCCCATTTCTCCCCCATCCGCTACGTTTCTACTCGGCGTCTCTGCGACTCTGCGCGATTTCTGCCGTATCGATCCGGATAGGCTATAAGTCCGGTTTGCAGGCTTGGGCCTAGGCTTGAGGCTTGAATCTGCAGGGTGGGGGGTATACAGTTTGGCCAAGCCGGTCATCTATGGAAAACCCATCCCTACCGCCTGTCCCTCCCCCGCCCGCGCATTCCCCATCGCCCAAGCCCTCGGACAAAACCCCTTGGATCATCGGTGGGGTGATTGGTTTGGGTGTGGCGGTGCTCGGCTTCCTGCTCCTGTTGCTGGTGGGTGGCCTGGTCTTTTTCTTTGTCACCCGTTCGCCCGGCCCGGTAGCGGTTTCGTCCGCGAATGCGAACCCCCCGGCCGCCATACCACAACCACAATCCCAGCCGGTCTCCGGGACGCCCCTGGCCGCCCCGACATTCGAGGCCTGGCAGAAGGCGTTGGAGCAGGTCGGTTCGACCGAGGTGCCCGCCCCACCCGTCGAGGGAAGTGCTCCCGGCCTGTGGGACAAATGGTTTTCCCTCCCTTCCGAACGCACGATCGCGGCGGACTTTTCCCGCAGTCTGCCCGCGGGGTGGTCGTTGGAGGGTTTTGACACGGTGGCCTGGGCGGCCAAGCCCGACGGACTCCAGGTGACCTACCGCGTCCGCCTGCGGGGCAACTCCACCTTGCTGGCCGTGCCGGTGGTGTCGCTGCTTCCCGACAAAGACGCCAGCGGACCGTTGCGCAAATGGACCCCGTTGTTGATCGGTGCCCCCGGCCTGCCCGCGGGTCTGGGTTACGCCACCACCGAAGCCCGCCCCGTCATCCAGGCCGGTGAGGTCCGGGAGCTGTATTGGACCGTGCGACGCCTGATCAAAACGGGGGGCCGTTGGTCGGCGGGTGAGGCCGATCCGATCGTCTATCTTCGCAACAACGCCTACGAGTCGCGTTTGCTGGCCCTGCCCGGACGCCGGCACGTCCTCCTCCGCACCGAGGCCGAAATCCAGGCGGCGGCGGCACAGGAAGCGGAAAGCCGGCGCCTGGCCTCCGACCGCTGGATCGACATCCAATCGCGCGTGGCTGCGTTCCGCTCGCAGGCCATGAGCGACGTGCCTTCTGCGGCGGCCGACACCCGGGGCCGGAGCGGCACCGGCACCCCGACCAAAACCGGCATCGGGGTCCTGTCCGGAGCAGCTGTCGGCGGGGGCATCGGCGCGGCCGCGGGAGACGGCGAGGGGGCGGCCATCGGTGCCGGAGCCGGGGCCCTGCTCGGCGGGATCATCGCTTACAATGTCGGTCGCAGCGATGAGAAGCGCGCGGCGGCGGCGCGCAACAGTGCCCGCCAGCAGGCGATCAACAGCGCCAACGCCCGTACCAAGGCCTACGAGGCCCAGCTTTGCCAGGAAGCCGAAAACGAACTCAAGGCCGCGGCCGGGGCGCACAACGCCCGTTTGGTCGCCGTTCCCTGATCCGGATACAACTGGTCTCCCGGCGGACGATGCGGAAGCAGGCCGCGGCAGTCGGTCTGTGCGAGGAAAATCTATGAATGCGGTGCTCAAAGGGTTGGCGGTGATCGTCTTGTTGGTGGCTGGATGGTGGTTGTTCCACATCCCGGTGGATTCCGAACAGGAACCCTACCGCGCGCTGGGTTACGGAGCGGGGGGACTGGCCTGCGTGGCCGGAGCGGCGGGCTTCCTGGTCATGCCGCTCGGGCGGTGGCTGCTGGGGGTGATCGACGGCCTGTTCATGCCCGCGGGCACCTACACCCCGCCCGCCCTCTACAAACTGCCGGAATGGTATATCGCCCAGGGCCGCTACGCCGATGCCCAGGCGGAGTATGAAAAAATCCTGAAGAACCACCCGCGTGATCCCGGGGCCCATGAAGGCATCCTCTATGTGCTTTACGTGTGCATGGGCAACATCCCCGCCGCGGAAAAGCATTTCCCAAAGGCCCTCCGCCGCACACCGGCGGACAAACGCCCGGAGTTGCAGGCCTACATGGAGGCCCTGCGCAACGGCACGGCCCAAGTGCCCCAAAGGGCGGAATTCCAGCCGGATAAAAAATAGTGGGTTCCGCGCGGAGCCGCAGAGAAGACGAAGGAAGGATGGGGCTGCTCGTTTACTCGATTCTCGCACTCGCAATCTCAATCGCATTCATTCTCGTGCCCGTTCTCTCCATCCCGGGGTTGGGGCGCACGAGTGGCCGATCATTCAACAGACACGCCGGCTGGCGCTGGCATCAGCCGGTCGGATCCGCGATCGCCCGTTCCGCGGGAAGGGTGATTTCCGGGGCTTGGGTGTCCTCGGGATTGCGCTGCGCAATGCCATAGATTTCGGCAAAGCGCTCGAAGACCCCGGTGTTGGCCACCAGTCCGGCAAACGCTTCCTGGCCCGGACCCTGGGCCAGGCTCTGGGTCCAGTCGGAGGTGTGGGTCACGCCGGTCCAGCCGATGCCGGTCCAGTTGCCGAGGATCTGGCCGAGCATGCCGGGGGGGTTGGCCTGCTGGCCGTCGAGTTCGCGTAGGGGCTTCTGCTGGAGCGCATCCAGAACGGCGCGGCACTCCACGGCATTGAGCCGGAAGCCGGTGCCGGCCTCCACCACCCGCCCCACCGCGGCCACATCGACCGACGGGTTGGCCCGCAATTCCTTCAGCATGCTGACGACCGAGGCGGTGGCCCTTTCCAATCGCTGGAAGCATCCGGTGCTTTCCCGGTAGCCGTGTCCCATGCCATTGAGGCCGGGATTGGCGTTGCCGTGGTCGCTGCCCACGACGATGAGGGTGTCGGGACGGCGTTCCTGGAAGGCCAGGGCCACGCCCAGGGCGTCGTCGAAGGCCAGTTGTTCCCAGAGGATGCCGGCGGCGTCGTTGACGTGGGCGGCGTGGTCCACCCGGGCACCTTCCACCATGAGGAAGAAGGGCCGGTCCTGGCGGGCCAGCAGCGAGAGCGCGGCATCGGTCATTTCCGAGAGGGAGGGCACGGTTTCCAGCAGGGCTCCGTCCTGACGGTGGTCGATGGTGTAGGGCAGGTGGTCGGCCTGGAACAGGCCCAACAGTCGCCGCGCGGTCGTGGCGGCACCGGTGCGCAAGGCCACCCGGTCGACCACGGTGGTGTAACCGAGCGCGGCCATTTCCGCCACCAGGTCGCGGCCATCCTCTTTCCGTGTTTCCGGTTGGAAATGGCGCGCACCGCCGCCGAGAAGGACATCGGGCTGGTGGCGCAGGTACTCGAGGGCGATGAGGTCTTCCTGATCGCGTTGGGGGACGCTGGCACAGAACCCGGCCGGCGTGGCGTGGGTGATGCGCGCGGTGGTGACCAGGCCGGTGGCCACCCTCCGCTCGTGCAGCAGTGGCAGGAGCGGCGTCAACCGGGTGCCGTCGCGGAATTGGTTGATGACGCCATTCATGACCCGGCGACCGGAACCCCAGGCACTGGCGGCGGCGGCCGAGTC
The genomic region above belongs to Candidatus Methylacidiphilales bacterium and contains:
- a CDS encoding serine hydrolase domain-containing protein yields the protein MVFDPSPLRALFEDGRERGLHAGLQLHVKRGEDVLLDVAWGETGDGSPLTPQTRLLWMSSGKPFTAVGLARLVEGGQLSWDDPVVRFIPEFAVHGKEAVTLRHILTHTGGFRQADLTMETDWTRLVAAVAAVKPEPGWVPGEKAGYHSAGSWTILGEVIRRVTGRMPDDWLAEEVYAPFGLASASLGLRDLPGFPVSQMQLSENRVLKAHPIWSHEAHRRACWPGSTTFATARDLARFYQALLEGGRGVLSPETVKEMTGPQREGLYDHTFKFPLRTGLGFILDSKTDVVSWHSYGYGRYASHDTFGHGGNQSSVAFADPGSGLVVAAAYNAMPGELPHQGRMRALLEAVYQEAGLG
- a CDS encoding SDR family NAD(P)-dependent oxidoreductase, with the protein product MLPAVIQPNPPPARRALVTGASSGIGADCARALAAAGWEVWTTYRTGEAAAAAPHGRGLVLDLDEPDSATRMVADFHARSPSEPGLDALVHAAGYVQPGLLAWLEPADLRRQLEVNTVGAHATTRALLPALRARRGRGVWISSVSGRVSLPGIGAYAASKFALEALADAWRIELAGDGIPLTLIEPGPVATPIWDKADRAMEPFRQQAGPGLLAAMRGRIEDGKREAIPVAEVTRAVLRVLDQKRPPARVMLSREAWAVRLLRSLPDRVRDALVLRQFQSLVKAGNNPST
- a CDS encoding glycine zipper domain-containing protein, which gives rise to MENPSLPPVPPPPAHSPSPKPSDKTPWIIGGVIGLGVAVLGFLLLLLVGGLVFFFVTRSPGPVAVSSANANPPAAIPQPQSQPVSGTPLAAPTFEAWQKALEQVGSTEVPAPPVEGSAPGLWDKWFSLPSERTIAADFSRSLPAGWSLEGFDTVAWAAKPDGLQVTYRVRLRGNSTLLAVPVVSLLPDKDASGPLRKWTPLLIGAPGLPAGLGYATTEARPVIQAGEVRELYWTVRRLIKTGGRWSAGEADPIVYLRNNAYESRLLALPGRRHVLLRTEAEIQAAAAQEAESRRLASDRWIDIQSRVAAFRSQAMSDVPSAAADTRGRSGTGTPTKTGIGVLSGAAVGGGIGAAAGDGEGAAIGAGAGALLGGIIAYNVGRSDEKRAAAARNSARQQAINSANARTKAYEAQLCQEAENELKAAAGAHNARLVAVP
- a CDS encoding alkaline phosphatase, translated to MNRQNHHNGWTRREWVGMGLGTGFLGAFGLAGCSTVPPRARSVIFLVPDGMSAGVPPLAEAFSQRVRQRGTHWHRLVTGGKATLGQFDMASQNSLVTDSAAAASAWGSGRRVMNGVINQFRDGTRLTPLLPLLHERRVATGLVTTARITHATPAGFCASVPQRDQEDLIALEYLRHQPDVLLGGGARHFQPETRKEDGRDLVAEMAALGYTTVVDRVALRTGAATTARRLLGLFQADHLPYTIDHRQDGALLETVPSLSEMTDAALSLLARQDRPFFLMVEGARVDHAAHVNDAAGILWEQLAFDDALGVALAFQERRPDTLIVVGSDHGNANPGLNGMGHGYRESTGCFQRLERATASVVSMLKELRANPSVDVAAVGRVVEAGTGFRLNAVECRAVLDALQQKPLRELDGQQANPPGMLGQILGNWTGIGWTGVTHTSDWTQSLAQGPGQEAFAGLVANTGVFERFAEIYGIAQRNPEDTQAPEITLPAERAIADPTG